The Osmerus eperlanus chromosome 7, fOsmEpe2.1, whole genome shotgun sequence genome includes a region encoding these proteins:
- the invs gene encoding inversin isoform X2: MASLSSASPGSQVHAAAVNGDRSTLAKLLTEPALCNHEDQFGRSPLMYCVLADRLDCAEVLLKAGASVNKTDHSQRSALHLAAQKGNVRFLKLLLSRRADWLQKDLEEMTPLHLATQHSSLKPLALLLKYIGPGEVDTQDRNKQTALHWSAFYNRPEHVRLLIKHDSNIGIPDSEGRIPLHWAAHSQEPSATHTVHCILEAAPTESLLNWQDYEGRTPLHFAVADGNEAVVEVLTSYEGCSVTAYDNLFRTPLHWAALLGHARIVHLLLERNTSGTIPSDSQGATPLHYGAQSNHAETVSVLLSHPSVKDEPDLEGRTAFLWAAGKGSDDVIRTMLSLTPHLDINMADKYGGTALHAASLSGHVNTVSVLLQQGAQVDVLDVMKHTPLFRACEMGHRDVILTLIRGSARVDLVDVDGHSVLHWAALGGNAQVCQVLMENGISPNVQDVAGRTPLQCAAYGGYITCMAVLMENHADPNIQDKEGRTALHWSCNNGYLDAVKLLLGCGAFPNHMEHNQERYTPLDYALLGEHSEVTQYMLEHGALSIAAIQDIAAASIQALYKGFTVRKAFRERKNLLMRHEQLRKDAAKKREDELRRREAEHQISLARSERQKMSLAKSERQKMSLARAELEQMSLAEPTLDPAVCETLTLPRGKRNTRTDLEQRHRAHRSSPSRPPAPPPPVTSDPVASGSAPSPQHRPPTTAKAKRRISANTHTLSNKHTHTPSNTHTPSNTHTFCDTKEHIPRIKMDNRGKTHTHPIKTHTNSPVQEHPLVNAGSRPCTHTPSPRLCAAMDDSQRTYTAPASTHALSSGGAGEGDREEVRSRQQAACTIQRAWRSFHVQGSQRRGVGSEGVGPAEATSHLHSANRNRTSGQAPPTKSAASKNSALQSIYGSSLARRGRWLRGAHSQILLGTSLHTPNQLSSMECVHLSESVGKARQYSYHLRPHSAGQGPGGRGKH, translated from the exons GCGTCTCTCAGCTCCGCCTCTCCGGGCTCCCAGGTCCACGCCGCCGCCGTCAACGGAGACAGGAGCACCCTGGCCAAGCTGctcactg aacCAGCGCTATGCAACCATGAGGACCAGTTTGGTCGCTCCCCGCTGATGTACTGCGTCCTGGCCGACCGTCTGGACTGTGCTGAGGTCCTGCTGAAGGCTGGAGCCTCTGTCAACAAGACCGACCACAGCCAGCGCAGCGCCCTACACCTCGCTGCacagaag GGTAATGTTCGCTTCCTGAAGCTGCTGCTCTCCAGACGGGCTGACTGGCTCCAGAAGGATCTAGAAGAGATGACCCCCCTTCACCTGGCCACCCAACACTCCTCCCTCAAGCCCCTAGCCCTGCTCCTCAAATACATAGGTCCTGGGGAGGTGGACACCCAGGACAGGAACAAg CAAACAGCCCTCCACTGGTCAGCCTTCTATAACCGTCCGGAGCATGTTCGTCTTTTGATCAAGCATGACTCCAACATCGGTATCCCAGACAGTGAGGGTCGGATCCCTCTGCACTGGGCTGCACACAGCCAGGAACCCAGCGCTACTCACACCGTGCACTGcatcctg gaagcaGCCCCGACAGAGTCCCTGCTGAACTGGCAGGACTACGAGGGCCGCACTCCTCTGCATTTTGCCGTTGCCGATGGAAACGAGGCGGTGGTGGAGGTGCTGACTTCATATGAAGGCTGCAGCGTCACTGCATATGACAACCTTTTCAGAACCCCCTTACACTGGGCTGCTCTGCTGG gccatGCGAGGATTGTTCACTTGCTGTTGGAGAGGAACACATCTGGCACCATTCCCTCAGACAGTCAGGGGGCCACGCCCCTGCACTATGGTGCCCAGAGTAACCATGCT gagaCGGTGTCCgtgctcctctctcacccctcagtGAAGGATGAGCCCGACCTGGAGGGACGGACGGCGTTCCTGTGGGCTGCTGGGAAGGGCAGCGATGACGTCATTCGCACCatgctctccctcaccccccacctcgACATCAACATGGCCGACAAGTATGGAGGCactg cgctgcatgctgCTTCTCTGTCAGGCCATGTGAACACGGTGAGTGTGctgctccagcagggggcacaGGTGGACGTCCTGGACGTGATGAAGCACACACCACTGTTCCGTGCGTGTGAGATGGGCCATCGAGACGTCATCCTCACGCTCATCAGAG gcaGTGCCCGTGTTGACCTGGTGGATGTGGATGGACACAGTGTTCTTCACTGGGCGGCGCTGGGGGGAAACGCCCAGGTGTGCCAGGTGCTGATGGAGAACGGGATCAGTCCTAatgtacag gatgtAGCTGGGAGAACTCCTCTGCAGTGTGCTGCTTATGGAGGGTACATCACCTGCATGGCTGTCCTCATGGAAAACCACGCCGACCCTAACATACAGGACAAGGAG ggcagaaCAGCCCTCCACTGGTCCTGTAATAACGGCTATCTGGACGCTGTCAAGCTGCTGCTCGGCTGTGGTGCCTTCCCCAACCACATGGAACACAaccaggagag gtacACTCCTCTGGACTATGCTCTTCTGGGGGAGCACAGTGAGGTGACCCAGTACATGCTGGAGCACGGAGCTCTGTCCATCGCTGCCATCCAGGACATTGCTGCTGCCTCCATCCAGGCGCTGTACAAGGGCTTCACCGTCCGCAAGGCCTTCAGGGAGAGGAAGAACCTGCTCATGAGACACGAGCAGCTACGCAAGGACGCCGCCaa GAAACGGGAGGATGAGCTACGGAGGCGGGAAGCCGAACATCAAATCTCATTGGccaggtcagagagacagaagatgtCATTGgccaagtcagagagacagaagatgtCATTGGCCCGTGCTGAGTTGGAGCAGATGTCATTGGCCGAGCCCACGCTGGACCCAGCGGTGTGTGAGACCCTGACCCTGCCCAGGGGGAAGAGAAACACACGTACAGACCTggagcagagacacagag CACACAGGAGCAGCCCCTCcaggcctccagcccctccccctcccgtgACTTCTGACCCTGTGGCCTCTGGctccgcccccagcccccaacACAGACCCCCCACCACCGCCAAGGCAAAGAGACGCatctctgcaaacacacacactctctccaacaaacacacacacactccctctaatacacacactccctccaacacacacacattctgcgaCACCAAGGAACACATTCCTAGAATAAAGATGGACAATCgagggaagacacacacacaccccatcaaaacacacacaaacagtcctgTACAGGAACACCCACTGGTTAACGCAGGGAGcagaccctgcacacacactccctccccaaGGCTATGCGCTGCTATGGATGATTCACAAAGAACATACACTGCTCCTGCCAGCACACACGCCCTCAGCAGCGGTGGAGccggggaaggagacagagaggaggtgaggagccgCCAGCAGGCAGCCTGTACCATCCAGCGTGcctggagaag TTTCCATGTCCAAGGGAGTCAGAGGCGTGGCGTGGGCTCAGAGGGGGTGGGGCCTGCAGAGGCCACCTCCCATCTTCACTCAGCCAACAGGAACCGAACCTCTGGCCAAGCTCCGCCTACTAAGTCAGCAGCCAGCAAGAACTCAGCGCTGCAAAGCATCTATG GAAGCTCGTTAGCCAGGCGGGGGCGCTGGCTCAGAGGGGCTCACTCCCAGATCCTGCTGGGCacatctctccacacacccaaCCAGC tgaGCAGTATGGAGTGTGTGCACCTGTCTGAGTCAGTGGGGAAAGCCAGGCAGTATTCCTATCACCTCCGACCCCACAGCGCCGGGCAGGGGCCTGGAGGCCGAGGGAAGCACTGA
- the invs gene encoding inversin isoform X1: MASLSSASPGSQVHAAAVNGDRSTLAKLLTAEPALCNHEDQFGRSPLMYCVLADRLDCAEVLLKAGASVNKTDHSQRSALHLAAQKGNVRFLKLLLSRRADWLQKDLEEMTPLHLATQHSSLKPLALLLKYIGPGEVDTQDRNKQTALHWSAFYNRPEHVRLLIKHDSNIGIPDSEGRIPLHWAAHSQEPSATHTVHCILEAAPTESLLNWQDYEGRTPLHFAVADGNEAVVEVLTSYEGCSVTAYDNLFRTPLHWAALLGHARIVHLLLERNTSGTIPSDSQGATPLHYGAQSNHAETVSVLLSHPSVKDEPDLEGRTAFLWAAGKGSDDVIRTMLSLTPHLDINMADKYGGTALHAASLSGHVNTVSVLLQQGAQVDVLDVMKHTPLFRACEMGHRDVILTLIRGSARVDLVDVDGHSVLHWAALGGNAQVCQVLMENGISPNVQDVAGRTPLQCAAYGGYITCMAVLMENHADPNIQDKEGRTALHWSCNNGYLDAVKLLLGCGAFPNHMEHNQERYTPLDYALLGEHSEVTQYMLEHGALSIAAIQDIAAASIQALYKGFTVRKAFRERKNLLMRHEQLRKDAAKKREDELRRREAEHQISLARSERQKMSLAKSERQKMSLARAELEQMSLAEPTLDPAVCETLTLPRGKRNTRTDLEQRHRAHRSSPSRPPAPPPPVTSDPVASGSAPSPQHRPPTTAKAKRRISANTHTLSNKHTHTPSNTHTPSNTHTFCDTKEHIPRIKMDNRGKTHTHPIKTHTNSPVQEHPLVNAGSRPCTHTPSPRLCAAMDDSQRTYTAPASTHALSSGGAGEGDREEVRSRQQAACTIQRAWRSFHVQGSQRRGVGSEGVGPAEATSHLHSANRNRTSGQAPPTKSAASKNSALQSIYGSSLARRGRWLRGAHSQILLGTSLHTPNQLSSMECVHLSESVGKARQYSYHLRPHSAGQGPGGRGKH; encoded by the exons GCGTCTCTCAGCTCCGCCTCTCCGGGCTCCCAGGTCCACGCCGCCGCCGTCAACGGAGACAGGAGCACCCTGGCCAAGCTGctcactg cagaacCAGCGCTATGCAACCATGAGGACCAGTTTGGTCGCTCCCCGCTGATGTACTGCGTCCTGGCCGACCGTCTGGACTGTGCTGAGGTCCTGCTGAAGGCTGGAGCCTCTGTCAACAAGACCGACCACAGCCAGCGCAGCGCCCTACACCTCGCTGCacagaag GGTAATGTTCGCTTCCTGAAGCTGCTGCTCTCCAGACGGGCTGACTGGCTCCAGAAGGATCTAGAAGAGATGACCCCCCTTCACCTGGCCACCCAACACTCCTCCCTCAAGCCCCTAGCCCTGCTCCTCAAATACATAGGTCCTGGGGAGGTGGACACCCAGGACAGGAACAAg CAAACAGCCCTCCACTGGTCAGCCTTCTATAACCGTCCGGAGCATGTTCGTCTTTTGATCAAGCATGACTCCAACATCGGTATCCCAGACAGTGAGGGTCGGATCCCTCTGCACTGGGCTGCACACAGCCAGGAACCCAGCGCTACTCACACCGTGCACTGcatcctg gaagcaGCCCCGACAGAGTCCCTGCTGAACTGGCAGGACTACGAGGGCCGCACTCCTCTGCATTTTGCCGTTGCCGATGGAAACGAGGCGGTGGTGGAGGTGCTGACTTCATATGAAGGCTGCAGCGTCACTGCATATGACAACCTTTTCAGAACCCCCTTACACTGGGCTGCTCTGCTGG gccatGCGAGGATTGTTCACTTGCTGTTGGAGAGGAACACATCTGGCACCATTCCCTCAGACAGTCAGGGGGCCACGCCCCTGCACTATGGTGCCCAGAGTAACCATGCT gagaCGGTGTCCgtgctcctctctcacccctcagtGAAGGATGAGCCCGACCTGGAGGGACGGACGGCGTTCCTGTGGGCTGCTGGGAAGGGCAGCGATGACGTCATTCGCACCatgctctccctcaccccccacctcgACATCAACATGGCCGACAAGTATGGAGGCactg cgctgcatgctgCTTCTCTGTCAGGCCATGTGAACACGGTGAGTGTGctgctccagcagggggcacaGGTGGACGTCCTGGACGTGATGAAGCACACACCACTGTTCCGTGCGTGTGAGATGGGCCATCGAGACGTCATCCTCACGCTCATCAGAG gcaGTGCCCGTGTTGACCTGGTGGATGTGGATGGACACAGTGTTCTTCACTGGGCGGCGCTGGGGGGAAACGCCCAGGTGTGCCAGGTGCTGATGGAGAACGGGATCAGTCCTAatgtacag gatgtAGCTGGGAGAACTCCTCTGCAGTGTGCTGCTTATGGAGGGTACATCACCTGCATGGCTGTCCTCATGGAAAACCACGCCGACCCTAACATACAGGACAAGGAG ggcagaaCAGCCCTCCACTGGTCCTGTAATAACGGCTATCTGGACGCTGTCAAGCTGCTGCTCGGCTGTGGTGCCTTCCCCAACCACATGGAACACAaccaggagag gtacACTCCTCTGGACTATGCTCTTCTGGGGGAGCACAGTGAGGTGACCCAGTACATGCTGGAGCACGGAGCTCTGTCCATCGCTGCCATCCAGGACATTGCTGCTGCCTCCATCCAGGCGCTGTACAAGGGCTTCACCGTCCGCAAGGCCTTCAGGGAGAGGAAGAACCTGCTCATGAGACACGAGCAGCTACGCAAGGACGCCGCCaa GAAACGGGAGGATGAGCTACGGAGGCGGGAAGCCGAACATCAAATCTCATTGGccaggtcagagagacagaagatgtCATTGgccaagtcagagagacagaagatgtCATTGGCCCGTGCTGAGTTGGAGCAGATGTCATTGGCCGAGCCCACGCTGGACCCAGCGGTGTGTGAGACCCTGACCCTGCCCAGGGGGAAGAGAAACACACGTACAGACCTggagcagagacacagag CACACAGGAGCAGCCCCTCcaggcctccagcccctccccctcccgtgACTTCTGACCCTGTGGCCTCTGGctccgcccccagcccccaacACAGACCCCCCACCACCGCCAAGGCAAAGAGACGCatctctgcaaacacacacactctctccaacaaacacacacacactccctctaatacacacactccctccaacacacacacattctgcgaCACCAAGGAACACATTCCTAGAATAAAGATGGACAATCgagggaagacacacacacaccccatcaaaacacacacaaacagtcctgTACAGGAACACCCACTGGTTAACGCAGGGAGcagaccctgcacacacactccctccccaaGGCTATGCGCTGCTATGGATGATTCACAAAGAACATACACTGCTCCTGCCAGCACACACGCCCTCAGCAGCGGTGGAGccggggaaggagacagagaggaggtgaggagccgCCAGCAGGCAGCCTGTACCATCCAGCGTGcctggagaag TTTCCATGTCCAAGGGAGTCAGAGGCGTGGCGTGGGCTCAGAGGGGGTGGGGCCTGCAGAGGCCACCTCCCATCTTCACTCAGCCAACAGGAACCGAACCTCTGGCCAAGCTCCGCCTACTAAGTCAGCAGCCAGCAAGAACTCAGCGCTGCAAAGCATCTATG GAAGCTCGTTAGCCAGGCGGGGGCGCTGGCTCAGAGGGGCTCACTCCCAGATCCTGCTGGGCacatctctccacacacccaaCCAGC tgaGCAGTATGGAGTGTGTGCACCTGTCTGAGTCAGTGGGGAAAGCCAGGCAGTATTCCTATCACCTCCGACCCCACAGCGCCGGGCAGGGGCCTGGAGGCCGAGGGAAGCACTGA
- the invs gene encoding inversin isoform X4, whose amino-acid sequence MASLSSASPGSQVHAAAVNGDRSTLAKLLTAEPALCNHEDQFGRSPLMYCVLADRLDCAEVLLKAGASVNKTDHSQRSALHLAAQKGNVRFLKLLLSRRADWLQKDLEEMTPLHLATQHSSLKPLALLLKYIGPGEVDTQDRNKQTALHWSAFYNRPEHVRLLIKHDSNIGIPDSEGRIPLHWAAHSQEPSATHTVHCILEAAPTESLLNWQDYEGRTPLHFAVADGNEAVVEVLTSYEGCSVTAYDNLFRTPLHWAALLGHARIVHLLLERNTSGTIPSDSQGATPLHYGAQSNHAETVSVLLSHPSVKDEPDLEGRTAFLWAAGKGSDDVIRTMLSLTPHLDINMADKYGGTALHAASLSGHVNTVSVLLQQGAQVDVLDVMKHTPLFRACEMGHRDVILTLIRGSARVDLVDVDGHSVLHWAALGGNAQVCQVLMENGISPNVQDVAGRTPLQCAAYGGYITCMAVLMENHADPNIQDKEGRTALHWSCNNGYLDAVKLLLGCGAFPNHMEHNQERYTPLDYALLGEHSEVTQYMLEHGALSIAAIQDIAAASIQALYKGFTVRKAFRERKNLLMRHEQLRKDAAKKREDELRRREAEHQISLARSERQKMSLAKSERQKMSLARAELEQMSLAEPTLDPAVCETLTLPRGKRNTRTDLEQRHRAHRSSPSRPPAPPPPVTSDPVASGSAPSPQHRPPTTAKAKRRISANTHTLSNKHTHTPSNTHTPSNTHTFCDTKEHIPRIKMDNRGKTHTHPIKTHTNSPVQEHPLVNAGSRPCTHTPSPRLCAAMDDSQRTYTAPASTHALSSGGAGEGDREEVRSRQQAACTIQRAWRSFHVQGSQRRGVGSEGVGPAEATSHLHSANRNRTSGQAPPTKSAASKNSALQSIYGGGAGSEGLTPRSCWAHLSTHPTS is encoded by the exons GCGTCTCTCAGCTCCGCCTCTCCGGGCTCCCAGGTCCACGCCGCCGCCGTCAACGGAGACAGGAGCACCCTGGCCAAGCTGctcactg cagaacCAGCGCTATGCAACCATGAGGACCAGTTTGGTCGCTCCCCGCTGATGTACTGCGTCCTGGCCGACCGTCTGGACTGTGCTGAGGTCCTGCTGAAGGCTGGAGCCTCTGTCAACAAGACCGACCACAGCCAGCGCAGCGCCCTACACCTCGCTGCacagaag GGTAATGTTCGCTTCCTGAAGCTGCTGCTCTCCAGACGGGCTGACTGGCTCCAGAAGGATCTAGAAGAGATGACCCCCCTTCACCTGGCCACCCAACACTCCTCCCTCAAGCCCCTAGCCCTGCTCCTCAAATACATAGGTCCTGGGGAGGTGGACACCCAGGACAGGAACAAg CAAACAGCCCTCCACTGGTCAGCCTTCTATAACCGTCCGGAGCATGTTCGTCTTTTGATCAAGCATGACTCCAACATCGGTATCCCAGACAGTGAGGGTCGGATCCCTCTGCACTGGGCTGCACACAGCCAGGAACCCAGCGCTACTCACACCGTGCACTGcatcctg gaagcaGCCCCGACAGAGTCCCTGCTGAACTGGCAGGACTACGAGGGCCGCACTCCTCTGCATTTTGCCGTTGCCGATGGAAACGAGGCGGTGGTGGAGGTGCTGACTTCATATGAAGGCTGCAGCGTCACTGCATATGACAACCTTTTCAGAACCCCCTTACACTGGGCTGCTCTGCTGG gccatGCGAGGATTGTTCACTTGCTGTTGGAGAGGAACACATCTGGCACCATTCCCTCAGACAGTCAGGGGGCCACGCCCCTGCACTATGGTGCCCAGAGTAACCATGCT gagaCGGTGTCCgtgctcctctctcacccctcagtGAAGGATGAGCCCGACCTGGAGGGACGGACGGCGTTCCTGTGGGCTGCTGGGAAGGGCAGCGATGACGTCATTCGCACCatgctctccctcaccccccacctcgACATCAACATGGCCGACAAGTATGGAGGCactg cgctgcatgctgCTTCTCTGTCAGGCCATGTGAACACGGTGAGTGTGctgctccagcagggggcacaGGTGGACGTCCTGGACGTGATGAAGCACACACCACTGTTCCGTGCGTGTGAGATGGGCCATCGAGACGTCATCCTCACGCTCATCAGAG gcaGTGCCCGTGTTGACCTGGTGGATGTGGATGGACACAGTGTTCTTCACTGGGCGGCGCTGGGGGGAAACGCCCAGGTGTGCCAGGTGCTGATGGAGAACGGGATCAGTCCTAatgtacag gatgtAGCTGGGAGAACTCCTCTGCAGTGTGCTGCTTATGGAGGGTACATCACCTGCATGGCTGTCCTCATGGAAAACCACGCCGACCCTAACATACAGGACAAGGAG ggcagaaCAGCCCTCCACTGGTCCTGTAATAACGGCTATCTGGACGCTGTCAAGCTGCTGCTCGGCTGTGGTGCCTTCCCCAACCACATGGAACACAaccaggagag gtacACTCCTCTGGACTATGCTCTTCTGGGGGAGCACAGTGAGGTGACCCAGTACATGCTGGAGCACGGAGCTCTGTCCATCGCTGCCATCCAGGACATTGCTGCTGCCTCCATCCAGGCGCTGTACAAGGGCTTCACCGTCCGCAAGGCCTTCAGGGAGAGGAAGAACCTGCTCATGAGACACGAGCAGCTACGCAAGGACGCCGCCaa GAAACGGGAGGATGAGCTACGGAGGCGGGAAGCCGAACATCAAATCTCATTGGccaggtcagagagacagaagatgtCATTGgccaagtcagagagacagaagatgtCATTGGCCCGTGCTGAGTTGGAGCAGATGTCATTGGCCGAGCCCACGCTGGACCCAGCGGTGTGTGAGACCCTGACCCTGCCCAGGGGGAAGAGAAACACACGTACAGACCTggagcagagacacagag CACACAGGAGCAGCCCCTCcaggcctccagcccctccccctcccgtgACTTCTGACCCTGTGGCCTCTGGctccgcccccagcccccaacACAGACCCCCCACCACCGCCAAGGCAAAGAGACGCatctctgcaaacacacacactctctccaacaaacacacacacactccctctaatacacacactccctccaacacacacacattctgcgaCACCAAGGAACACATTCCTAGAATAAAGATGGACAATCgagggaagacacacacacaccccatcaaaacacacacaaacagtcctgTACAGGAACACCCACTGGTTAACGCAGGGAGcagaccctgcacacacactccctccccaaGGCTATGCGCTGCTATGGATGATTCACAAAGAACATACACTGCTCCTGCCAGCACACACGCCCTCAGCAGCGGTGGAGccggggaaggagacagagaggaggtgaggagccgCCAGCAGGCAGCCTGTACCATCCAGCGTGcctggagaag TTTCCATGTCCAAGGGAGTCAGAGGCGTGGCGTGGGCTCAGAGGGGGTGGGGCCTGCAGAGGCCACCTCCCATCTTCACTCAGCCAACAGGAACCGAACCTCTGGCCAAGCTCCGCCTACTAAGTCAGCAGCCAGCAAGAACTCAGCGCTGCAAAGCATCTATG GCGGGGGCGCTGGCTCAGAGGGGCTCACTCCCAGATCCTGCTGGGCacatctctccacacacccaaCCAGC tga